CTGTCTTTCCGTCCAAAAAATTTAAGACTGTTCCCAATTTGTAATCATACACATACGGTATATTTTTACCTGCCAGAGAACTAAGTTTATTTTCTCTAAAATTATCCATTATTGATTTCATTTTGGAAAGTCCGGAAGCTCCTGTAAAACTCAATGAAACAGTTTCTTCCATATAAAATCCGTGTTCATTGTATATGTCATTAAGAATATTTACTAGTGTTTTCCCTTTTTTCTTATAATATGCAGCCATTTCACAAATGAGCATAGATGCTATTACCGCATCTTTATCTCTTACAAAGGTTCCCGCCAAATATCCATAGCTTTCTTCATAGCCAAATAAAAATCTGTATTTCTCAGAGTCCTGAAAATCCTGCATTAATTCTGCTATATATTTAAATCCTGTCAATGTGTCAAATGTAACAGCATTATACTTGGATGCAATGTCTCTTCCTATCTCGCTTGTAACAATTGTTTTAACGACCGCCGCATTTTCAGGAATGCGTCTCTGCTCGCTCAATGACGAAAGTAAATAATTCAAAAGCAGCACCCCGGTCTGATTACCGTTCAACGCTGTCATTTTGCCTTCATCATCTTTTACAACAAGGCCCACCCTGTCACAGTCGGGATCAGTTCCTATTATAATGTCCGCTCCTGTTTCCTCTGCTTTTTTTATTGCCAATTCAAATGACTTTATATCTTCCGGATTTGGAGACTTAACTGTAGAAAACTGAGGATCCGGCAGCTCCTGTTCTTTTACAATAGCGACATTATTATATCCAAGCTCACTAAGTGTTCTCCTGACAAGTTTATTGCCTGTTCCGTGAAGAGGTGTATAGACAATTTTTATATCCTTGTCAACATCATTGTTGAGACTTAGACTTTTCAC
Above is a window of Sedimentibacter sp. MB35-C1 DNA encoding:
- a CDS encoding phospho-sugar mutase — translated: MFREKYDMWLESPYIDDSLKKELINIEKDDSEIMDRFFKELEFGTGGMRGKIGAGSNRINIVTVARATQGISNYMKEKYGDDTISVAIAYDSRNMSKEFAEKTASVFAANDIDVFLFESLRPTPELSFAVRHFKCKGGVVITASHNPPEYNGYKLYDRFGGQVVEDADAIIERINKVMLKDIKYIEPEGNEKIHIIGEDIDTIYINKVKSLSLNNDVDKDIKIVYTPLHGTGNKLVRRTLSELGYNNVAIVKEQELPDPQFSTVKSPNPEDIKSFELAIKKAEETGADIIIGTDPDCDRVGLVVKDDEGKMTALNGNQTGVLLLNYLLSSLSEQRRIPENAAVVKTIVTSEIGRDIASKYNAVTFDTLTGFKYIAELMQDFQDSEKYRFLFGYEESYGYLAGTFVRDKDAVIASMLICEMAAYYKKKGKTLVNILNDIYNEHGFYMEETVSLSFTGASGLSKMKSIMDNFRENKLSSLAGKNIPYVYDYKLGTVLNFLDGKTEKLNYPKSDVLKFSFEDGSWLVLRPSGTEPKLKAYFSVKGESRKQSAETLDKVKNEVLNLIDRIQVNS